A genomic stretch from Microplitis mediator isolate UGA2020A chromosome 10, iyMicMedi2.1, whole genome shotgun sequence includes:
- the LOC130675828 gene encoding acyl-coenzyme A diphosphatase FITM2: MAPTKRRPLHNSTGTGSPGGSFRSRGMNFRPSAGIQEDRGGTRPTPPPASVGLVLISMVIHLCKKSLLFDPRLKIVIYCGAIFIVSLIADFVTMPKSYFSRSDNLFNRYFVKWGWGWLLTVTVPWVALTAHTIGCGRRPILIKHLARLVLATLAWLLWTKLFHFIETNHGRCLNTKDLQLQTKTKCLQAGKFWSGFDISGHTFILIYSSLILAEEAASFLGWESIKDHIMKEEYSRTTNEVSSGMLRNLSDTDMDFLKRAHNIFTPYLRGLFIIMTLQQLLWDIMLVSTILYYHIMIEKFIGGVIAILTWYVTYQWWFKLPKGGLMAPGEGVFKYYEPKVHQSIPTSRLRRTTLNGNTPTFMGMPIRKPQQQQPQQQPQQQQQVNSESCTSRQESETISTR; encoded by the coding sequence ATGGCACCTACAAAACGAAGACCCCTTCATAATTCTACGGGAACTGGATCACCTGGAGGTAGTTTTAGATCACGTGGAATGAATTTTCGTCCAAGCGCTGGAATCCAGGAAGACCGAGGTGGCACAAGACCAACTCCACCACCAGCCTCTGTAGGTCTTGTATTAATTAGTATGGTAATTCATCTATGTAAAAAATCACTGCTCTTTGATCCAAGACTTAAAATTGTTATCTACTGCGGCgctatttttattgtatcacTTATAGCGGACTTTGTAACAATGcccaaaagttatttttcaagatctgacaatttatttaatcgttattttgtaaaatggGGCTGGGGATGGCTTCTGACAGTGACAGTACCATGGGTTGCACTGACAGCACATACTATAGGCTGTGGTAGACGTCCTATTCTTATAAAACATTTAGCTAGACTTGTTTTAGCTACACTAGCCTGGTTACTGTGGACCAAACTCTTTCATTTTATTGAAACAAATCATGGAAGATGTTTAAATACTAAAGATTTACAATTACAAACTAAAACAAAATGCCTACAGGCTGGTAAATTTTGGAGTGGTTTTGATATTTCTGGTCATACATTTATACTAATATACTCAAGTTTAATTTTAGCTGAAGAAGCTGCTTCATTCCTTGGATGGGAAAGTATTAAAGATCATATTATGAAAGAAGAGTACAGCCGTACTACCAATGAAGTTAGTAGTGGAATGCTACGAAATTTATCTGATACTGATATGGACTTTCTTAAAAGAGCACATAATATATTTACGCCGTATTTACGAGGATTATTCATCATAATGACTCTTCAACAATTGCTATGGGATATTATGCTTGTATCCACAATTCTTTACTATCATataatgattgaaaaatttattggcggTGTTATTGCTATTTTAACTTGGTATGTTACTTATCAATGGTGGTTCAAGTTACCAAAAGGTGGTTTGATGGCACCTGGTGAAGGTGTCTTCAAATATTATGAGCCTAAAGTACATCAGAGCATACCTACGTCTAGACTAAGACGTACTACACTAAATGGAAACACTCCTACATTTATGGGAATGCCTATTCGTAAACCTCAACAACAGCAGCCGCAGCAACAaccacaacaacaacaacaagtTAATAGTGAATCTTGTACATCGAGACAAGAGTCTGAAACTATTTCTACTCGATaa
- the LOC130675827 gene encoding male-specific lethal 3 homolog isoform X2, which translates to MVSTRGPKFKFCDGEKVLCYEPDPTKAKVLYDSKVLDVIVNKDQRGRKAVEYLIHFQGWNSSWDRCVTEEYVLKDTEENRQLQRDLAQKAQLQLGAYLYRRERKNRTHRLADRLSGTGIESRRRARSGGSRATSGTTSEDGSSGQQDDYDTEEVITEEDSETSSNFGGESSEDEDSGGGGSHQSSGSMKPGIDLDIGSTLRRILEQDYELINHKNKLAVLPAQPTVCSILESWVQHFTTTQLTNIPEKPQRNNRSSNTIEKTVNEINICREVADGLRIYFDFTLPDLLLYRTEREQYNAFKSSFLLGEHPIDIKEEIIEELDAEVEQPTKPVSSVKRKLRSSRVSSVDDSRQLRSFDEVKQEAGNVSSIASTSSRCSSPRGATSRYPLIPPAQIVALLDEANKWRLIPESTKNDGTPSPSTYFGAIHLARLFVKLPDLLQNTDMPEKKLKVLLKYIDMFLSYLEPHREWFGEQFYMQTDSQSQ; encoded by the exons ATGGTTTCAACGCGGGgtccaaaattcaaattctgtgATGGTGAAAAAGTTCTTTGCTATGAACCTGACCCAACAAAAGCCAAAGTTCTTTATGACTCgaag GTTTTAGatgtaattgtaaataaagaTCAACGTGGCCGAAAAGcagttgaatatttaattcacTTCCAG ggATGGAATTCATCTTGGGATCGGTGTGTAACAGAAGAATACGTTCTAAAAGATACAGAGGAAAACAGACAGTTGCAACGGGATCTTGCTCAGAAAGCACAGTTACAACT AGGAGCATATTTATATCGTCGAGAACGAAAAAATCGTACTCACAGGCTGGCTGATCGACTATCCGGTACTGGCATCGAGTCACGTCGACGTGCTAGAAGCGGTGGAAGTCGTGCCACTTCTGGCACTACCTCTGAAGATGGTAGCTCAGGCCAACAAGACGATTATGATACCGAA gaAGTTATCACTGAGGAAGACTCTGAGACCAGTTCTAATTTTGGAGGAGAGTCTAGTGAAGACGAGGATAGTGGTGGTGGAGGAAGCCATCAGTCTAGTGGCAGTATGAAACCTGGTATTGATCTTGACATTGGTAGCACTTTAAGAAGAATTTTGGAGCAAGattatgaattaataaatcataaaaataaattagctgTTTTACCAGCACAGCCAACTGTTTGTAGTATTCTTGAATCTTGGGTCCAGCATTTTACAACAACACAGCTTACTAACATTCCTGAAAAACCTCAAAGAAATAATAGATCTAGTAATACTATTGAAAAGACtgttaatgaaataaatatttgccgAGAAGTTGCTGATGGCTTgagaatatattttgattttacatTGCCAGATTTATTACTTTATAGAACAGAAAGAGAGCAGTACAATGCatttaaatcatcatttttacttGGTGAACATCCAATAGATataaaagaagaaataattga AGAGCTAGATGCTGAAGTCGAGCAGCCAACCAAGCCTGTCTCGTCAGTCAAAAGAAAACTGAGGTCCTCCCGTGTTAGCTCTGTTGATGATTCCAGACAACTCAGGTCGTTTGATGAAGTCAAACAAGAGGCTGGAAATGTATCTAGTATCGCTAGCACTAGTTCCAGGTGCTCTAGTCCTCGAGGAGCTACTTCAAGGTATCCTCTAATACCTCCAGCACAGATTGTTGCGTTGCTTGATGAAGCCAATAAGTGGAGACTCATACCAGAATCTACTAAAAATGATGGGACACCGAGTCCTTCGACGTACTTTGGAGCTATTCATCTTGCTCGTTTGTTTG ttaaaCTTCCAGATTTGTTACAAAATACAGACatgcctgaaaaaaaattaaaagtgttattaaaatatattgatatgtTTCTAAg ttatttggAACCACATAGAGAATGGTTCGGTGAACAATTTTACATGCAAACAGACAGTCAGTCACAATGA
- the LOC130675827 gene encoding male-specific lethal 3 homolog isoform X1: MVSTRGPKFKFCDGEKVLCYEPDPTKAKVLYDSKVLDVIVNKDQRGRKAVEYLIHFQGWNSSWDRCVTEEYVLKDTEENRQLQRDLAQKAQLQLGAYLYRRERKNRTHRLADRLSGTGIESRRRARSGGSRATSGTTSEDGSSGQQDDYDTEEVITEEDSETSSNFGGESSEDEDSGGGGSHQSSGSMKPGIDLDIGSTLRRILEQDYELINHKNKLAVLPAQPTVCSILESWVQHFTTTQLTNIPEKPQRNNRSSNTIEKTVNEINICREVADGLRIYFDFTLPDLLLYRTEREQYNAFKSSFLLGEHPIDIKEEIIESPEVTVKEELEDSEYAHLPPFRELDAEVEQPTKPVSSVKRKLRSSRVSSVDDSRQLRSFDEVKQEAGNVSSIASTSSRCSSPRGATSRYPLIPPAQIVALLDEANKWRLIPESTKNDGTPSPSTYFGAIHLARLFVKLPDLLQNTDMPEKKLKVLLKYIDMFLSYLEPHREWFGEQFYMQTDSQSQ, encoded by the exons ATGGTTTCAACGCGGGgtccaaaattcaaattctgtgATGGTGAAAAAGTTCTTTGCTATGAACCTGACCCAACAAAAGCCAAAGTTCTTTATGACTCgaag GTTTTAGatgtaattgtaaataaagaTCAACGTGGCCGAAAAGcagttgaatatttaattcacTTCCAG ggATGGAATTCATCTTGGGATCGGTGTGTAACAGAAGAATACGTTCTAAAAGATACAGAGGAAAACAGACAGTTGCAACGGGATCTTGCTCAGAAAGCACAGTTACAACT AGGAGCATATTTATATCGTCGAGAACGAAAAAATCGTACTCACAGGCTGGCTGATCGACTATCCGGTACTGGCATCGAGTCACGTCGACGTGCTAGAAGCGGTGGAAGTCGTGCCACTTCTGGCACTACCTCTGAAGATGGTAGCTCAGGCCAACAAGACGATTATGATACCGAA gaAGTTATCACTGAGGAAGACTCTGAGACCAGTTCTAATTTTGGAGGAGAGTCTAGTGAAGACGAGGATAGTGGTGGTGGAGGAAGCCATCAGTCTAGTGGCAGTATGAAACCTGGTATTGATCTTGACATTGGTAGCACTTTAAGAAGAATTTTGGAGCAAGattatgaattaataaatcataaaaataaattagctgTTTTACCAGCACAGCCAACTGTTTGTAGTATTCTTGAATCTTGGGTCCAGCATTTTACAACAACACAGCTTACTAACATTCCTGAAAAACCTCAAAGAAATAATAGATCTAGTAATACTATTGAAAAGACtgttaatgaaataaatatttgccgAGAAGTTGCTGATGGCTTgagaatatattttgattttacatTGCCAGATTTATTACTTTATAGAACAGAAAGAGAGCAGTACAATGCatttaaatcatcatttttacttGGTGAACATCCAATAGATataaaagaagaaataattga ATCACCAGAAGTTACTGTCAAAGAGGAGCTTGAAGATTCTGAGTATGCACATTTACCTCCCTTTAGAGAGCTAGATGCTGAAGTCGAGCAGCCAACCAAGCCTGTCTCGTCAGTCAAAAGAAAACTGAGGTCCTCCCGTGTTAGCTCTGTTGATGATTCCAGACAACTCAGGTCGTTTGATGAAGTCAAACAAGAGGCTGGAAATGTATCTAGTATCGCTAGCACTAGTTCCAGGTGCTCTAGTCCTCGAGGAGCTACTTCAAGGTATCCTCTAATACCTCCAGCACAGATTGTTGCGTTGCTTGATGAAGCCAATAAGTGGAGACTCATACCAGAATCTACTAAAAATGATGGGACACCGAGTCCTTCGACGTACTTTGGAGCTATTCATCTTGCTCGTTTGTTTG ttaaaCTTCCAGATTTGTTACAAAATACAGACatgcctgaaaaaaaattaaaagtgttattaaaatatattgatatgtTTCTAAg ttatttggAACCACATAGAGAATGGTTCGGTGAACAATTTTACATGCAAACAGACAGTCAGTCACAATGA